A single region of the Halopiger xanaduensis SH-6 genome encodes:
- a CDS encoding DUF7342 family protein — MSDSDGPPDDSTADWADGRTTFQRVYDVLVGTTDSASAGQFAEWAECSENGARAALEQLVEMGIATRTDSRPATYRRNPSYFRWKRIERLADDHDASELRARLEELLADDRALQEKYDVPDPDAVPVDETAVADHEKLHERWDDLSEWRTIRRDITVLQRAVQRAESRNGDRARV, encoded by the coding sequence ATGAGCGATTCCGACGGACCACCCGACGACTCGACGGCGGACTGGGCCGACGGTCGGACGACCTTCCAGCGGGTGTACGACGTCCTCGTCGGCACCACCGATTCCGCTTCCGCAGGGCAGTTCGCGGAGTGGGCGGAGTGTTCCGAAAACGGAGCTCGAGCGGCCCTCGAGCAACTCGTCGAGATGGGGATTGCGACGCGAACGGATTCCCGGCCCGCAACCTACCGGCGCAATCCCTCGTATTTCCGGTGGAAGCGCATCGAACGCCTCGCGGACGACCACGACGCGAGCGAGTTGCGGGCCCGACTCGAGGAACTGCTGGCGGACGATCGGGCGCTCCAGGAGAAGTACGACGTTCCGGATCCGGACGCCGTGCCCGTCGACGAGACGGCCGTCGCGGATCACGAGAAACTCCACGAGCGGTGGGACGACCTCTCCGAGTGGCGGACGATCCGCCGCGATATTACGGTGCTGCAGCGAGCCGTCCAGCGGGCGGAATCGCGAAACGGCGATCGCGCCCGCGTCTGA
- a CDS encoding aminopeptidase produces the protein MDPRIREHAEIIANHSVDLEEGDNVVIDAHPVAEDLVVALHEVIGDQGANPVTTTQRTGARQRRAYLRSSDGEFETPEHELALIENTDVYIAIRASDNVTQTSDVDPETQAAYQQAHQPILEERLGIRWCLTQFPAPANAQLAEMSTEGYENFVWDAVNKDWADQRDHQENMVEILDPADEVRIVSGDTTDVTMSVDGNPTLNDHGEHNLPGGEVFTAPVPDSVEGEVLFDMPLYHQGREITDVYLEFEGGEVVDHSAAKNEDVLTEVLNTDDGARRLGELGIGMNREIDRFTYNMLFDEKMGDTVHMAVGRAYDDTVGEDNEQNDSAVHVDMIVDMSEDSFIEVDGEVVQRNGTFRFEDGFEE, from the coding sequence ATGGATCCGCGCATCCGCGAACACGCCGAGATCATCGCGAACCACTCGGTCGACCTCGAGGAGGGGGACAACGTCGTCATCGACGCCCACCCGGTCGCCGAGGATCTGGTCGTTGCGCTGCACGAAGTGATCGGCGACCAGGGCGCGAACCCGGTCACGACCACCCAGCGAACCGGTGCCCGACAGCGCCGCGCCTACCTGCGCTCGTCCGATGGCGAGTTCGAGACGCCCGAGCACGAGCTCGCCCTCATCGAGAACACGGACGTCTACATCGCCATCCGAGCGAGCGACAACGTCACCCAGACCAGCGACGTCGACCCCGAGACCCAAGCGGCCTACCAGCAGGCCCACCAGCCGATCCTCGAGGAGCGCCTCGGCATCCGCTGGTGTCTTACGCAGTTCCCCGCGCCGGCGAACGCCCAGCTCGCCGAAATGAGCACGGAGGGCTACGAGAACTTCGTCTGGGACGCCGTCAACAAGGACTGGGCGGACCAGCGCGACCACCAGGAGAACATGGTCGAGATCCTCGACCCCGCCGACGAGGTCCGCATCGTCAGCGGCGACACGACCGACGTGACCATGTCCGTTGACGGCAATCCGACGCTGAACGACCACGGCGAGCACAACCTTCCCGGCGGCGAGGTCTTCACCGCGCCCGTCCCCGACAGCGTCGAGGGCGAGGTGCTGTTCGACATGCCGCTGTACCACCAGGGCCGCGAAATCACGGACGTCTACCTCGAGTTCGAGGGCGGCGAAGTGGTCGACCACTCGGCGGCGAAGAACGAGGACGTCCTCACGGAAGTCCTCAACACGGACGACGGCGCGCGTCGGCTGGGCGAACTCGGCATCGGGATGAACCGCGAGATCGACCGGTTCACGTACAACATGCTGTTCGACGAGAAGATGGGCGATACGGTCCACATGGCGGTCGGCCGCGCCTACGACGACACCGTCGGCGAGGACAACGAGCAGAACGATTCGGCGGTCCACGTGGACATGATCGTCGACATGAGCGAGGATTCGTTCATCGAGGTTGACGGCGAAGTGGTGCAGCGGAACGGCACGTTCCGGTTCGAAGACGGCTTCGAGGAGTAA
- the thiE gene encoding thiamine phosphate synthase, whose amino-acid sequence MNPPNWQTYLVTQASLSEGRSTLEIVEAAIAGGVDAVQLREKDTDARRRYELGLEVRELTAEAGVDLIVNDRVDIARAIDADGVHVGQSDLPVAVARGLLGSDAIVGCSASTVAEAREAEAEGADYLGVGTIYGTTSKDVDPEQDGVGPERVAAIADAVSIPIVGIGGITADNAGSVVEAGATGVAVISEITAADDPRAATEALAQAVETATPIENGGIANE is encoded by the coding sequence GTGAATCCCCCGAACTGGCAGACCTACCTCGTCACGCAGGCCTCGCTCTCCGAGGGGCGCTCGACCCTCGAGATCGTCGAGGCGGCGATCGCCGGCGGCGTCGATGCGGTCCAGTTGCGCGAGAAAGACACCGACGCGCGCCGGCGGTACGAGCTCGGCCTCGAGGTGCGCGAACTGACCGCAGAAGCGGGCGTGGACCTGATCGTCAACGATCGAGTCGACATCGCGCGGGCGATCGACGCCGACGGCGTCCACGTCGGCCAGTCCGACCTCCCCGTCGCGGTCGCCCGCGGCCTACTCGGCTCGGACGCGATCGTCGGCTGCTCAGCCTCGACGGTCGCGGAGGCCCGCGAAGCCGAAGCCGAGGGCGCGGACTACCTCGGCGTCGGCACGATCTACGGCACCACGTCGAAGGACGTCGATCCCGAACAGGACGGCGTCGGTCCCGAGCGCGTCGCCGCGATCGCCGACGCGGTCTCGATCCCGATCGTCGGCATCGGCGGCATCACGGCCGACAACGCCGGCTCGGTCGTCGAGGCCGGCGCGACCGGCGTCGCGGTCATCTCCGAAATCACCGCCGCCGACGATCCGCGGGCCGCGACCGAGGCCCTTGCACAGGCCGTCGAAACGGCGACGCCGATCGAGAACGGAGGGATCGCCAATGAGTAA
- the thiM gene encoding hydroxyethylthiazole kinase gives MSNDYDLESQDLATSLETIAESEPLVHSVTNEVTMNDVANLILHWDALPVMADSEGDAGEMAELADAILFNTGQVPDRRVDAMHDAAETANELGTPIVLDPVGVGATATRRSVAEDLLESTDFAVIKGNYGEISALAGVEAEVKGVESVGDYEEIEDTARSLAESTGAIVVASGVEDVVATEDAVYRLAVGHEMLSTVVGTGCMVGGTIAAFRGALEDDFTAALHGALAFGLAGERAAETDYRGPASYRTAFHDTVAGLSGEDVADVDLGERIERVE, from the coding sequence ATGAGTAACGACTACGACCTCGAGTCGCAGGACCTTGCGACGTCCCTTGAGACGATCGCTGAGTCCGAACCGCTCGTCCACTCCGTGACCAACGAGGTGACGATGAACGACGTGGCGAACCTGATCCTCCACTGGGACGCGCTGCCGGTGATGGCCGACTCCGAGGGCGATGCCGGGGAGATGGCCGAACTGGCCGACGCGATCCTCTTTAACACGGGGCAGGTGCCCGACCGGCGCGTCGACGCCATGCACGACGCCGCCGAGACGGCCAACGAACTCGGCACCCCGATCGTCCTCGACCCGGTCGGCGTCGGCGCGACGGCCACGCGCCGAAGCGTCGCCGAGGACTTGCTCGAGTCGACCGACTTCGCGGTCATCAAGGGCAACTACGGCGAGATCAGCGCGCTGGCGGGCGTCGAGGCCGAGGTGAAGGGCGTCGAATCGGTCGGCGACTACGAGGAGATCGAGGACACGGCCCGGTCGCTGGCCGAATCGACCGGCGCAATCGTCGTCGCCAGCGGCGTCGAGGACGTCGTCGCGACCGAGGACGCCGTCTACCGGCTCGCGGTGGGCCACGAGATGCTCTCGACGGTCGTCGGCACCGGCTGCATGGTCGGCGGGACGATCGCGGCCTTCCGCGGCGCGCTCGAGGACGACTTCACCGCGGCCCTGCACGGCGCGCTCGCGTTCGGGCTCGCCGGCGAGCGGGCGGCCGAGACGGACTATCGGGGCCCGGCGAGCTACCGGACGGCGTTCCACGATACGGTGGCCGGACTGTCGGGCGAGGACGTGGCGGACGTCGACCTTGGGGAGCGGATCGAACGCGTCGAGTAA
- a CDS encoding DUF7553 family protein: MSREHLADAAESLQTAADATSNDDARERLENQSSEFEDLANADRGPDHGKLARHEHILTDIADEEGGEVAEHVEEALESIRAFRSTVDGV, encoded by the coding sequence ATGTCACGCGAACACCTCGCAGACGCAGCCGAATCGCTTCAGACCGCAGCGGACGCGACCAGCAACGACGACGCACGCGAGCGCCTCGAGAACCAATCGAGTGAGTTCGAGGACCTGGCGAACGCCGATCGCGGCCCCGACCACGGCAAACTCGCGCGCCACGAGCACATCCTGACCGATATCGCTGACGAGGAAGGTGGTGAGGTCGCCGAGCACGTCGAGGAGGCGCTCGAGTCGATCCGCGCGTTCCGATCGACGGTCGACGGGGTATAG
- a CDS encoding universal stress protein: MTVLVAYDGSEPAQQAVTYAFDEYADEELVLLRVVDIADSFTEASIQAVEETLADRRKTASEDLREDLREQLVDQATADDVEYRVETAAGDPAREIVRFAEENDVDHIVVGSHGRSGVSRVLLGSVAERVVRRAPVSVTVVR; the protein is encoded by the coding sequence ATGACCGTTCTCGTTGCCTACGACGGCTCCGAACCCGCACAGCAGGCGGTAACCTACGCGTTCGACGAGTACGCCGACGAGGAACTCGTCCTGTTACGGGTCGTCGACATCGCCGACAGCTTTACCGAAGCGAGTATTCAGGCCGTCGAGGAGACTCTTGCCGACCGTCGGAAAACCGCCTCAGAGGATCTTCGCGAGGACCTCCGCGAGCAGCTCGTGGACCAAGCGACGGCCGACGACGTCGAGTACCGGGTCGAAACTGCCGCCGGCGATCCCGCTCGAGAGATAGTCCGGTTCGCCGAGGAAAACGACGTCGATCACATCGTCGTCGGCAGCCACGGCCGCTCGGGCGTCTCCCGCGTGTTGCTTGGCAGCGTCGCCGAGCGAGTCGTCCGTCGCGCGCCGGTGTCGGTGACCGTCGTGCGGTGA